The DNA region CCTGACCAGTTTGACTCTGCTGCTCATCTACTTGAGGAACCTGCAACGCGAGCGCTCAGTGCATATTCCGGCGAAAACGATCACCAATTCCGGAGCATGGCGATCACGTTCAGAGCGTTGGCGCTGGATGGTCATAGGTTAGCGTGAAGCGATCGGCATGGTCAAGGAGGACCGGGCCTTGCGCTGGGATTCTCCCTTGAGATCTATGCGGTTGGCGTTGTGGACGAGCCGGTCGAGAATCGCGTCGGCCAAGGTTGGATCGCCCAGCCGCGAATGCCACTCTTCCACCGGGATCTGGGTAGCCAGAAGCGTCGCCTTTGAGCCA from Fimbriimonadaceae bacterium includes:
- a CDS encoding ATP-binding protein; translation: GSKATLLATQIPVEEWHSRLGDPTLADAILDRLVHNANRIDLKGESQRKARSSLTMPIASR